The Panicum virgatum strain AP13 chromosome 5K, P.virgatum_v5, whole genome shotgun sequence genome has a window encoding:
- the LOC120706299 gene encoding probable 3-beta-hydroxysteroid-Delta(8),Delta(7)-isomerase has translation MGHPYAPADLELPGFVPLQLSQGPILVTYIGASLFVLLAIWLISGRCGGLSKTDRLLMCWWAFTGLTHILIEGPFVFTPNFFKKENPNFFDELWKEYSKGDSRYVARDTATVTVEGITAVLEGPASLLAVYAIASRKSYSHILQFTVCLGQLYGCLVYFITASLDGFNFWASPFYFWAYFIGANSSWVVIPTLIAMRSWKKICGAFQAEKVKTK, from the exons atggGGCACCCGTACGCGCCGGCGGACCTGGAGCTGCCGGGCTTCGTACCGCTGCAGCTATCGCAGGGCCCGATCCTCGTGACCTACATCGGCGCCTCCCTCTTCGTCCTTCTCGCCATCTGGCTCATCTCCG GAAGATGTGGCGGATTATCCAAGACCGACCGTCTGCTCATGTGCTGGTGGGCATTCACAGGGTTGACCCACATACTGATCGAGGGTCCCTTCGTCTTCACCCCTAACTTCTTCAAGAAGGAGAACCCCAATTTCTTCGATGAACTTT GGAAAGAGTACAGCAAGGGGGACTCTAGGTACGTTGCTAGGGACACCGCAACTGTTACGGTTGAAGGGATTACCGCAGTATTGGAAGGCCCTGCATCACTTCTTGCTGT CTACGCTATTGCATCCCGGAAGTCCTACAGCCATATTCTTCAGTTCACTGTCTGCTTGGGTCAACTCTATGGATGCTTGGTTTACTTCATTACTGCCTCCTTGGATGGCTTCAATTTCTGGGCCAGTCCCTTCTACTTCTGGGCATACTTCATTGGTGCGAACAGTTCGTGGGTTGTGATACCAACACTCATTGCCATGAGATCCTGGAAGAAGATCTGTGGAGCATTTCAAGCTGAAAAGGTGAAGACCAAATAA